A region from the Lysobacter antibioticus genome encodes:
- a CDS encoding SDR family NAD(P)-dependent oxidoreductase, translated as MKRELEGKVAVIHGGGGAIGGAVARAFAREGARLFLAGRSRARLDAVVADIAKAGGIAESAQVDALDADAIDRHAEAVAAKAGAIDIVFNAVAFVHVQGVPFAELPLGDFEYPVHSYIRSNYLTAQAAARHMGERGGVILSLVTPVARMTGPGYLGHCVACAGVEAMSRHLAGELGGRGIRTVCLRSHAIPEALDAGSHSREVFQPLADQAGISVEAMLQGAAESTLLKRLPTLADIAGSAVYAASDRASAMTGGILNLTGGFLVD; from the coding sequence ATGAAGCGGGAGCTCGAAGGCAAGGTGGCGGTGATCCACGGCGGTGGCGGCGCGATCGGCGGCGCGGTGGCGCGTGCGTTCGCGCGCGAAGGCGCGCGCCTGTTCCTCGCCGGCCGCAGCCGGGCGCGTCTCGATGCGGTCGTGGCGGACATCGCGAAGGCCGGCGGCATCGCCGAGAGCGCGCAGGTCGATGCACTGGATGCGGACGCGATCGATCGCCACGCCGAGGCAGTCGCGGCGAAGGCCGGCGCCATCGATATCGTCTTCAACGCGGTGGCCTTCGTGCACGTGCAAGGCGTGCCGTTCGCCGAATTGCCGCTCGGCGATTTCGAGTATCCGGTCCACTCGTACATCCGCTCGAACTACCTCACCGCACAAGCCGCGGCGCGCCATATGGGCGAGCGCGGCGGCGTCATCCTGAGCCTGGTCACGCCGGTCGCGCGCATGACCGGTCCGGGCTACCTGGGCCATTGCGTCGCCTGCGCCGGCGTCGAAGCGATGTCGCGCCATCTGGCCGGCGAACTCGGCGGGCGCGGCATCCGCACGGTGTGCCTGCGTTCGCATGCGATACCCGAGGCGCTGGACGCGGGTTCGCACAGCCGCGAGGTGTTCCAGCCGCTTGCCGACCAGGCCGGCATCTCGGTCGAAGCGATGCTGCAGGGCGCGGCCGAGAGCACCTTGCTCAAGCGTCTGCCGACGCTCGCCGACATCGCCGGCAGTGCGGTCTATGCGGCATCGGATCGCGCTTCGGCGATGACCGGCGGCATCCTCAATCTCACCGGCGGTTTTCTGGTGGATTGA
- a CDS encoding SRPBCC family protein, with protein MDGHPSFPDPVTKSIDIQAAPTTVWQALTDPVRMPAWMSEEPLEVVTDWAIGSPIVIRGVLHGRLRFENSGIVRVFEAGRALEYSHWSSLSRRALADAPENHVGIALRLHPSDHGTRLGLRLSNLGHYAVYGHMNFYWEVTLAVLKRYCEAEAR; from the coding sequence ATGGACGGTCACCCGAGTTTTCCCGACCCGGTAACCAAAAGCATCGATATCCAGGCCGCGCCCACGACGGTGTGGCAGGCGCTGACCGATCCTGTGCGCATGCCGGCGTGGATGTCGGAGGAGCCGCTCGAAGTCGTCACCGACTGGGCCATCGGCAGCCCGATCGTGATCCGCGGCGTGTTGCACGGGCGGCTGCGTTTCGAGAACAGCGGCATCGTTCGTGTCTTCGAAGCCGGACGCGCCCTCGAATACAGCCATTGGAGTTCGCTGTCGCGGCGAGCGCTCGCCGACGCGCCCGAGAACCACGTCGGCATCGCATTGCGGCTGCACCCGAGCGACCACGGCACGCGACTCGGGCTGCGCCTGAGCAATCTCGGCCACTATGCAGTCTACGGCCACATGAATTTCTACTGGGAAGTCACCCTGGCGGTGCTCAAGCGTTACTGCGAAGCCGAGGCGCGGTAA
- a CDS encoding response regulator transcription factor: MPTLLIADDHPLFREALRGAVARVLPDAALREADSVDALYALVEAESDADLLLLDLNMPGAQGFSALVHLRALHPQLPIVVVSAREEPATMRRALDHGAVGFIPKSADAATLGAALTTVLDGDRWAPAAAFAAPAANADEHEAAQRLRDLTPQQFRVLQMLGAGLLNKQIGYELGVSEATVKAHVTAILRKLGANNRTQAVLIAGRLALDPSAIVPPPEEVE, encoded by the coding sequence ATGCCGACCCTGCTGATCGCCGACGACCACCCGCTGTTCCGCGAAGCCTTGCGCGGCGCGGTCGCGCGGGTGCTGCCGGACGCGGCCCTGCGCGAAGCCGACAGTGTCGATGCGCTGTACGCGCTGGTCGAGGCAGAATCCGACGCCGATCTGTTGCTGCTCGATCTCAACATGCCCGGCGCGCAAGGCTTCAGCGCGCTCGTGCATCTGCGCGCGCTGCATCCGCAATTGCCGATCGTGGTGGTGTCGGCGCGCGAGGAGCCGGCGACGATGCGCCGCGCGCTCGATCACGGCGCGGTCGGTTTCATTCCCAAGTCCGCCGATGCGGCGACGCTCGGCGCGGCGCTGACGACGGTGCTCGACGGCGACCGCTGGGCGCCGGCCGCCGCTTTCGCCGCGCCGGCCGCGAACGCCGACGAACACGAAGCCGCGCAACGCCTGCGCGACCTCACCCCACAACAGTTCCGCGTCCTGCAGATGCTCGGCGCCGGCCTGCTCAACAAACAGATCGGCTACGAACTCGGCGTCTCCGAAGCGACGGTCAAGGCCCACGTCACCGCGATCCTGCGCAAGCTCGGCGCCAACAACCGCACCCAGGCGGTGTTGATCGCCGGCCGTCTCGCCCTCGATCCCAGCGCGATCGTGCCGCCGCCGGAAGAAGTCGAATAA
- a CDS encoding endonuclease domain-containing protein, protein MHSYEPRLKTPTRHLRSGASAAEQRLWWRLRREQMSGVRFYRQKPLLRCIVDFYALAARSIVGVDGAQHKTDSGLAADARRTAELETLGLKVIRFDNLQALKETTAVMQEIHRVVSERLPGVHRS, encoded by the coding sequence ATGCATTCGTATGAACCCCGTCTCAAAACGCCCACACGCCACCTGCGAAGCGGCGCCAGCGCCGCCGAACAGCGGCTGTGGTGGCGGCTGCGGCGCGAGCAGATGTCCGGCGTGCGGTTCTACCGGCAGAAGCCGTTGCTGCGCTGTATCGTCGACTTTTATGCGTTGGCGGCGAGGTCGATCGTGGGAGTCGATGGCGCGCAGCACAAGACCGATTCGGGTTTGGCGGCGGATGCGCGGAGGACGGCGGAACTGGAAACGCTGGGGCTGAAGGTGATCCGCTTCGACAACCTGCAGGCGCTCAAGGAAACGACGGCAGTGATGCAAGAAATACACCGAGTGGTGTCCGAGCGCTTGCCAGGAGTGCATAGAAGCTGA
- the acs gene encoding acetate--CoA ligase has product MTHPVTVYPTDADFAAKSRYRREDYERLYAESVADPDVFWGGVAKRLDWFKAPTKIKNVSFDLADFRIHWYEDGELNASVNCLDRHLAERGDKTALLFEHDDPNLPAEHISYRELHARVCRLANALRNLGVKKGDRITIYLPMIPEAVVAMLACARVGAIHSVVFGGFAPNSIADRVADCASKLVITADEGLRGSKKIPLKANVDAALKLPGTNSVETVLVVRHTGAAVDMQMPRDRWYDAVVEGQPETCEPERMNAEDPLFILYTSGSTGKPKGVLHTTGGYLVYASFTHEAVFDLREDDIYWCTADVGWVTGHSYIVYGPLANGATALVFEGVPNYPDVSRFWNVIDKHKVSVFYTAPTAIRALMRDGDEPVKKTSRASLRLLGTVGEPINPEAWRWYYEVVGDSRCPIVDTWWQTETGGILITPLAGAIDLKPGSASKPFFGVQPALVDANGGELEGEAEGNLVLKDSWPGQMRTVYGDHPRFIETYFKTYPGSYFTGDGCRRDADGYYWITGRVDDVINVSGHRIGTAEVESALVSHPKVAEAAVVGFPHDLKGQGIYAYVTLIAGEAQNDDLRKELVAWVRKEIGPIATPDHLQWAPGLPKTRSGKIMRRILRKIAENAPDQLGDTSTLADPSVVESLVNERLGK; this is encoded by the coding sequence ATGACTCACCCCGTCACCGTCTACCCGACCGACGCGGACTTCGCTGCGAAGTCGCGCTACCGGCGCGAAGACTACGAACGTCTCTACGCCGAATCGGTCGCCGACCCCGACGTGTTCTGGGGCGGCGTGGCCAAGCGTCTGGACTGGTTCAAGGCGCCGACCAAGATCAAGAACGTCAGCTTCGATCTGGCCGACTTCCGCATTCACTGGTACGAGGACGGCGAGCTCAACGCCAGCGTCAACTGCCTCGACCGCCATCTGGCCGAGCGCGGCGACAAGACCGCGCTGCTGTTCGAGCACGACGATCCGAACCTGCCGGCCGAGCACATCAGCTACCGTGAGCTGCATGCGCGCGTGTGCCGTCTGGCCAATGCGCTGCGCAACCTCGGCGTCAAGAAGGGCGACCGCATCACCATCTACCTGCCGATGATTCCCGAGGCCGTGGTGGCGATGCTCGCCTGCGCGCGGGTCGGCGCGATCCACTCGGTGGTGTTCGGCGGCTTCGCCCCGAACTCGATCGCCGACCGCGTCGCCGACTGCGCCAGCAAGCTGGTCATCACCGCCGACGAAGGCCTGCGCGGCAGCAAGAAGATCCCGCTCAAGGCCAACGTCGATGCGGCCCTGAAGCTGCCCGGCACCAACTCGGTCGAGACCGTGCTGGTCGTGCGCCACACCGGCGCCGCGGTCGACATGCAGATGCCGCGCGACCGCTGGTACGACGCGGTGGTCGAAGGCCAGCCGGAGACCTGCGAGCCCGAGCGCATGAACGCGGAAGACCCGCTGTTCATCCTCTACACCTCCGGCAGCACCGGCAAGCCCAAGGGCGTGCTGCACACCACCGGCGGTTACCTGGTCTATGCCAGCTTTACCCACGAAGCGGTGTTCGACCTGCGCGAAGACGACATCTACTGGTGCACCGCCGACGTCGGCTGGGTCACCGGTCACAGTTACATCGTCTACGGCCCGCTCGCCAACGGCGCCACCGCGCTGGTGTTCGAGGGCGTGCCGAACTATCCGGACGTGTCGCGTTTCTGGAACGTGATCGACAAGCACAAGGTGAGCGTGTTCTACACCGCGCCGACCGCGATCCGCGCGTTGATGCGCGACGGCGACGAACCGGTCAAGAAAACCTCGCGCGCCTCGCTGCGCCTGCTCGGCACGGTCGGCGAGCCGATCAACCCCGAAGCCTGGCGTTGGTATTACGAAGTGGTCGGCGATTCGCGTTGCCCGATCGTCGACACCTGGTGGCAGACCGAGACCGGCGGCATCCTGATCACCCCGCTGGCCGGCGCGATCGACCTCAAGCCCGGCTCGGCGAGCAAGCCCTTCTTCGGCGTGCAGCCGGCCCTGGTCGACGCCAACGGCGGCGAACTCGAAGGCGAGGCCGAAGGCAATCTGGTGTTGAAGGATTCCTGGCCGGGGCAGATGCGCACTGTCTACGGCGATCATCCGCGTTTCATCGAGACCTATTTCAAGACCTATCCCGGCAGCTACTTCACCGGCGACGGCTGCCGCCGCGATGCCGACGGCTACTACTGGATCACCGGGCGCGTCGACGACGTCATCAACGTCAGCGGCCACCGCATCGGCACCGCCGAAGTCGAGAGCGCCCTGGTCTCGCACCCGAAGGTCGCCGAAGCGGCCGTGGTCGGTTTCCCGCACGACCTCAAGGGCCAGGGCATCTACGCCTATGTGACCCTGATCGCCGGCGAAGCGCAGAACGACGACCTGCGCAAGGAGCTGGTGGCCTGGGTGCGCAAGGAAATCGGCCCGATCGCCACGCCCGACCATCTGCAGTGGGCGCCGGGCCTGCCGAAGACCCGTTCGGGCAAGATCATGCGCCGCATCCTGCGCAAGATCGCCGAGAACGCCCCGGACCAGCTCGGCGACACCAGCACCCTGGCCGACCCGTCGGTGGTCGAGAGCCTGGTCAACGAGCGTCTGGGCAAGTAA
- a CDS encoding DcaP family trimeric outer membrane transporter codes for MRRRPLAAALLVALALPGLAFAQTAKEKELETRVAELERMVQQLVSQQQQVQTQVTEVKAAQAAAPTAVAATPAKPGIQSTPISTAGNPGTRFSYGGFIKLDASVTQTNDGDIADGSVGRLFYVPKAIPVGGAATREGGSDTDMGANFSRFWFAADTDLESGDKLKGYLEFDLYGGGSTAFTGSEVATNTYALTLRQAYVTWNKWMAGQAWSNFQDTAALPDTVDFLSPTEGTVFVRQAQLRYTSGPWSFSIENPETVYTPFRGNMAQVAGDDGAVPDVTARYTAKGDWGHFSVGALARQLKYQSGRVNDSSTGYGLSLSGKWNLGAKDDLRYMITTGSGIGRYVGLALNNDAVLDASGDLENIDLVSGFVGWRHAFTPKLRGNLFYSRAEYDNKTALTGLGITKSAQSAHINLIYTPIPKLDVGAEYIWGQREIESGDRGEINRLQTHVKYSF; via the coding sequence ATGCGACGGCGGCCCCTGGCCGCGGCCCTGCTGGTCGCCCTGGCGCTGCCCGGCCTGGCTTTCGCGCAGACGGCGAAGGAAAAAGAACTCGAAACGCGCGTCGCCGAACTCGAGCGCATGGTCCAGCAACTGGTCTCGCAACAGCAGCAGGTGCAGACCCAGGTCACCGAGGTCAAGGCCGCACAGGCCGCCGCGCCGACCGCGGTCGCGGCGACACCGGCCAAGCCCGGCATCCAGAGCACGCCGATCTCGACCGCCGGCAACCCCGGCACCCGTTTCAGCTACGGCGGTTTCATCAAGCTCGACGCCTCGGTCACCCAGACCAACGACGGCGACATCGCCGACGGTTCGGTCGGACGCCTGTTCTACGTGCCCAAGGCGATTCCGGTCGGCGGCGCGGCCACCCGCGAAGGCGGCAGCGACACCGACATGGGCGCGAATTTCTCGCGCTTCTGGTTCGCCGCCGACACCGACCTGGAGAGCGGCGACAAGCTCAAGGGCTATCTGGAATTCGACCTCTACGGCGGCGGCAGCACCGCATTCACCGGCAGCGAAGTCGCCACCAACACCTATGCGCTGACCCTGCGCCAGGCCTACGTGACCTGGAACAAGTGGATGGCCGGCCAGGCCTGGTCGAACTTCCAGGACACCGCGGCGTTGCCGGACACGGTCGACTTCCTCAGCCCCACCGAGGGCACGGTGTTCGTGCGCCAGGCGCAATTGCGTTACACCAGCGGGCCATGGTCGTTCTCGATCGAAAACCCGGAAACCGTGTACACACCGTTCCGCGGCAACATGGCCCAAGTCGCCGGCGACGACGGCGCGGTACCGGACGTGACCGCGCGCTACACCGCCAAGGGCGATTGGGGCCACTTCAGCGTCGGCGCGCTCGCACGCCAGCTCAAGTACCAGTCCGGGCGCGTCAACGACAGCAGCACCGGTTACGGCCTGAGTCTGTCGGGCAAGTGGAACCTCGGCGCCAAGGACGACCTGCGCTACATGATCACCACCGGCAGCGGCATCGGCCGCTACGTCGGCCTGGCGCTCAACAACGACGCCGTGCTCGACGCCAGCGGCGACCTGGAAAACATCGACCTGGTCTCGGGCTTCGTCGGCTGGCGCCACGCGTTCACCCCGAAGCTGCGCGGCAACCTGTTCTATTCGCGCGCCGAGTACGACAACAAGACCGCATTGACCGGCCTGGGCATCACCAAGTCGGCGCAATCGGCCCACATCAACCTGATCTATACCCCGATCCCGAAACTCGATGTGGGTGCCGAGTACATCTGGGGCCAGCGCGAGATCGAAAGCGGCGACCGCGGCGAGATCAACCGCCTGCAGACCCACGTCAAGTACAGCTTCTGA